The Euleptes europaea isolate rEulEur1 chromosome 2, rEulEur1.hap1, whole genome shotgun sequence genome has a segment encoding these proteins:
- the PHGDH gene encoding D-3-phosphoglycerate dehydrogenase, which translates to MAPLRKVLISDSLDPACARILQAAGLRVLEKAGLAKEQLLAEIRDCDGLIVRSATKVTADVINAAEKLQVIGRAGTGVDNVDVDAATRKGVLVMNTPTGNSLSAAELTCGMILSLARQIPQAAASMKEGKWDRKKFMGMELEGKTLGILGLGRIGREVAIRMQSFGMKTIGYDPIITPEESAAFGVQQLPLEQIWPLCDFITVHTPLLPSTTGLLSDTTFAQCRRGVQVINCARGGIIDEGALLRALQSGQCGGAALDVFTEEPPKDKALVNHPNVISCPHLGASTREAQNRCGREIAQQIVDLAQGKALIGAVNGQALISAYTPHSKPWIALARALGAVLHALSQQVNGGVQVITHGPTLQKAGNYLIPAVATGLLKEMAQKDVNLVNGMLLAQEAGLKITTSHSDGTPGTEGGLLKIAAQGTPCSLVGSVQGSMLVLHELNGAVFKQLVPLTGVLLFYRSKVSNASLLPTIAGLLGKARVELLSYHHSSAVAGEEWSILGLSSALPSLQELKQHVLEVAQVTL; encoded by the exons GACTGCGACGGGCTCATCGTTCGCTCAGCAACAAAAGTGACCGCTGACGTCATCAATGCCGCTGAGAAGCTGCAGGTCATCGGGAGGGCTGGCACCGGCGTTGACAATGTGGACGTAGATGCCGCAACGAGGAAGGGGGTCCTTGTTATGAA CACACCTACTGGCAACAGTCTCAGTGCAGCGGAGCTGACATGCGGTATGATCCTGAGCCTAGCCAg GCAAATCCCACAGGCTGCCGCCTCGatgaaggaggggaaatgggacCGCAAGAAA TTCATGGGGATGGAGCTTGAAGGGAAGACCTTAGGCATCCTAGGCCTGGGCAGGATTGGACGAGAAGTGGCCATCCGGATGCAGTCCTTTGGCATGAAG ACCATAGGCTACGACCCCATCATCACTCCTGAGGAATCGGCTGCATTTGGCGTTCAGCAGCTGCCTTTGGAACAGATCTGGCCTCTGTGTGACTTCATCACGGTTCACACGCCGCTCCTGCCTTCCACCACAG GGCTGCTGAGTGACACCACGTTTGCTCAGTGCCGGCGTGGGGTCCAGGTGATCAACTGCGCCAGAGGGGGCATTATCGACGAGGGAGCTCTACTGCGGGCTCTGCAGTCCGGCCAGTGTGGGGGAGCAGCCCTGGATGTCTTCACAGAG gaACCACCCAAGGACAAGGCCTTGGTGAACCACCCCAATGTGATCAGCTGTCCTCATCTGGGGGCCAGCACCAGGGAGGCCCAGAACCGCTGCGGCAGGGAGATCGCCCAGCAGATAGTGGACTTGGCCCAGGGCAAAGCCCTGATCGGCGCG GTGAATGGGCAAGCCCTCATCAGCGCATACACGCCCCATTCAAAGCCATGGATCGCGCTGGCTAGAGCCCTGGGTGCCGTGCTGCACGCACTGTCCCAGCAAGTGAACGGAGGCGTGCAGGTCATCACCCACG GACCAACTTTGCAGAAGGCCGGCAACTACTTGATCCCTGCGGTGGCCACGGGCCTCCTTAAAGAAATGGCGCAGAAGGATGTGAACCTTGTGAATGGGATGCTCCTGGCACAGGAGGCGGGGTTGAAG ATCACGACCTCCCACAGCGACGGGACACCGGGTACCGAAGGGGGCCTGCTGAAAATTGCCGCTCAGGGCACCCCCTGCAGTTTAGTTGGCTCCGTGCAAGGCAGCATGCTGGTCCTCCACGAACTCAACGGAGCCGTCTTCAAGCAGCTCGTCCCGCTCACCGGTGTATTGCTGTTCTATAGATCCAAAGTCTCCAATGCCAGTCTGTTGCCAACCATCGCTG GTCTGTTGGGGAAGGCCCGAGTCGAGCTGCTGTCCTACCACCATTCCAGCGCCGTCGCAGGAGAGGAGTGGAGCATCCTGGGCCTGTCCTCTGCTCTACCGAGCCTGCAGGAGCTGAAGCAGCACGTCTTGGAAGTGGCTCAGGTCACTTTGTAA